A genome region from Flavobacterium sp. includes the following:
- a CDS encoding thioredoxin family protein: MTRKLLILLFFLVTFLAKSQSLEWKTSITDAINISNEERKPLLILFTAATAPESLEKEVFRTLDFEKWSRKNVILLKLDLSDAAMSSEAKEQNIKLKNAFGVIDLPEVCYANAAIRKGKTAFDLLGRLPYNSNGVKAFITDSNLILNPE, encoded by the coding sequence ATGACCCGAAAACTACTTATCCTGCTATTTTTTCTAGTAACATTTTTAGCTAAATCGCAAAGTTTAGAATGGAAAACCAGTATAACCGACGCGATTAACATAAGCAATGAAGAAAGAAAACCACTTTTAATTTTATTTACGGCAGCTACTGCTCCCGAAAGCCTGGAAAAAGAGGTGTTTAGGACATTAGACTTTGAGAAATGGTCTCGCAAAAATGTGATTCTATTAAAACTTGATTTGTCTGATGCTGCAATGTCGAGCGAAGCTAAAGAACAAAACATTAAATTGAAAAATGCATTTGGAGTTATAGACTTGCCCGAAGTTTGTTATGCCAATGCTGCTATCAGAAAAGGCAAAACCGCTTTTGATTTATTAGGCAGGCTTCCGTATAATTCGAATGGTGTAAAAGCTTTTATAACCGATTCTAATTTGATTTTAAACCCTGAATAA
- a CDS encoding ComEC/Rec2 family competence protein → MKVLDFPLIKITIAFLFGILVSYYCWPSIEVSLAFLGISSILFCIFYFISKKNKTSNILFGICSYFISFSIGICVLIFHTDTFDKSNYTHSKTVFEKPQFITFTLREKLKSNDYNDRYIGLINSIDKQIYSGKIIVNFQKDSLQNPLIIGNIIQVKTTLQKTSSSKNPNQFDYAKYLADKQIYAQLYCQKSEIKINENIKKDIWYYSGRLHSTILKNLQNANFSKDEMNVALALILGQQQEISSDIIKDYQYSGATHVLSVSGLHVGFIMLFIMFILKPIPNTRKGSAIKLISILISLAGFAVISGLSPSVLRSVVMFSFVAIGNHLRRSGNIYHTLLVSILLILLFEPYFLFDVGFQLSYLALFFIVWLQPILKKIWSPKNKIAIYIWDALTVSFAAQIGTLPLCLYYFHQFPGLFFVTNIIILPVLSFIMIAGIIVMIFAIFKSPPEILVYIFEKSIFILNKMIHYVASFESFVIQDISFNFYYLITLYFLIISATIWSKKPSFNKLAIVFVSIISVQLSFIYTKRETASQKELIVYNAKKNTLISKRFGREITLFTRDTTIEKSSKSNTFNSYLVGNFSILNKSQQIKNVLFFNGKKIAIIDSSGVYENTVQPDILVLTQSPKINFERLLQETHPQIIIADGSNSYAIQKMWKESCEKKNIPFHATAEKGFYRLN, encoded by the coding sequence ATGAAAGTATTAGATTTTCCTTTAATAAAAATTACGATCGCTTTTCTTTTCGGAATTTTAGTTTCTTATTATTGCTGGCCTTCAATCGAAGTTTCACTTGCATTTCTTGGAATAAGCAGCATACTATTCTGTATTTTCTATTTTATTTCGAAGAAAAATAAAACAAGCAATATTTTATTTGGGATATGCAGTTATTTTATTTCGTTTTCAATCGGAATCTGCGTTTTGATTTTTCATACTGATACTTTTGATAAATCAAATTATACACATTCAAAAACAGTATTTGAGAAACCTCAGTTTATCACTTTTACATTACGTGAAAAGCTCAAAAGTAATGATTATAATGACCGCTATATTGGACTCATAAACAGCATAGACAAACAAATTTATTCTGGAAAAATTATTGTAAATTTTCAAAAAGACAGCCTTCAAAATCCTTTGATAATTGGAAACATAATACAGGTTAAAACGACTTTACAAAAAACATCATCCAGTAAAAATCCAAATCAGTTTGATTATGCAAAATACTTAGCCGATAAACAGATTTATGCTCAGCTATATTGCCAAAAATCTGAAATAAAGATTAACGAGAATATTAAAAAAGATATTTGGTATTATTCGGGACGTTTGCACTCAACTATTCTAAAGAATCTCCAAAATGCCAATTTTAGTAAAGATGAAATGAATGTCGCACTGGCATTGATTTTGGGACAACAGCAGGAAATTTCATCCGATATAATAAAAGATTATCAGTACTCGGGAGCTACACATGTTCTTTCGGTTTCGGGACTGCATGTTGGTTTTATAATGCTTTTTATAATGTTTATTCTAAAACCAATTCCCAATACCAGAAAAGGTTCGGCAATAAAATTAATTTCGATTTTAATTTCATTGGCTGGCTTTGCCGTTATCTCCGGATTATCTCCTTCTGTACTGCGATCTGTTGTAATGTTTTCGTTTGTTGCAATTGGAAATCATTTACGCCGGAGCGGCAATATTTATCACACTTTATTGGTTTCCATTTTATTGATATTGCTTTTTGAACCTTATTTTTTATTTGATGTTGGTTTTCAATTAAGTTACCTGGCGTTGTTTTTTATTGTTTGGCTGCAGCCGATTTTAAAGAAAATCTGGTCGCCAAAAAACAAAATAGCAATTTATATCTGGGATGCATTAACAGTTTCATTCGCTGCACAAATTGGCACTTTGCCTTTATGCCTTTATTATTTCCATCAATTCCCGGGATTGTTTTTTGTTACCAATATTATAATTCTTCCTGTTTTATCTTTCATTATGATTGCAGGAATTATCGTTATGATTTTTGCCATTTTCAAAAGTCCGCCGGAAATTCTGGTTTATATTTTTGAAAAAAGTATTTTTATACTAAACAAAATGATTCATTATGTTGCATCATTTGAATCTTTTGTAATTCAGGATATCAGCTTTAATTTTTATTATTTAATTACACTTTACTTCTTAATTATAAGTGCAACAATTTGGTCAAAGAAACCAAGTTTCAATAAACTTGCGATTGTATTTGTTTCAATAATTTCTGTACAGCTTTCTTTTATTTATACTAAAAGAGAAACAGCAAGCCAAAAAGAATTAATTGTTTATAATGCCAAAAAGAACACATTAATTTCGAAAAGATTTGGCAGAGAAATTACACTGTTTACCCGCGATACTACTATAGAGAAAAGTTCTAAGAGTAATACTTTTAATTCTTATTTGGTTGGTAATTTTAGTATTTTGAATAAATCTCAGCAAATTAAAAATGTTTTATTTTTTAATGGAAAAAAGATCGCAATAATAGACAGTTCCGGCGTTTATGAAAATACTGTTCAGCCGGATATTTTAGTTCTGACTCAGTCTCCTAAAATAAATTTTGAAAGGCTTTTACAAGAAACACATCCACAAATTATTATTGCCGACGGATCAAATTCGTACGCAATTCAAAAAATGTGGAAAGAAAGCTGTGAGAAAAAAAATATCCCTTTTCATGCCACTGCTGAAAAGGGATTTTATAGATTGAACTAG
- a CDS encoding thioredoxin family protein: MKRILLIAFFVVGAFASQAQELKWYTDVKEAITVSNKEQKPMLMFFTGSDWCGWCIRLQNEVLKTAEFKKWAADNVVLVELDYPRAVPQTPELKNQNNELQQAFGIQGFPTVFFTSAETRDGRINFKGLGKTGYVAGGPSAWLTVAESIVHPKKS; this comes from the coding sequence ATGAAAAGAATATTATTAATAGCTTTTTTTGTAGTTGGAGCATTTGCTAGTCAGGCTCAGGAACTAAAATGGTATACTGATGTTAAAGAAGCGATCACAGTAAGTAATAAGGAGCAAAAGCCAATGCTGATGTTTTTTACAGGAAGTGACTGGTGCGGATGGTGCATTCGTTTGCAAAACGAAGTTTTAAAAACTGCCGAATTTAAAAAATGGGCTGCTGATAATGTTGTTTTAGTTGAATTAGATTATCCAAGAGCTGTGCCTCAAACGCCAGAGCTTAAAAATCAAAATAACGAACTGCAACAAGCATTTGGTATTCAGGGATTTCCAACAGTATTCTTTACAAGTGCTGAAACAAGAGATGGAAGAATTAACTTTAAGGGACTTGGAAAAACAGGTTATGTTGCCGGAGGTCCTTCTGCTTGGTTAACCGTTGCGGAAAGCATTGTTCATCCTAAAAAATCTTAA
- a CDS encoding peptide MFS transporter: MENNITALEEIQNFKGKYPKQLWYLFLVEMWERFCFYGMRGVLAFFMVDQLGLVEGKANLQYGAIQAFVYAFTFIGGIFADKILGFKKSLLFGGIVMILGNLLIAASPHDFFYYGITLSIIGTGFFKPNVSSMVGELYHENDGRRDAGYGLFYAGINIGGMLGGAIPIYLGKNYSWSLCFLSAAIVMVIGVITFLLTKKHLAPIGNSPLENYEPKKRTLREIAVYVGSFLVIPFVYIMVINSDYTEYFMYTMGVVALAYFVYELIMIKDSKQQIKLLAAFVFIFGYFMFMAISEQSGGSLSLFAKDNLSSKMLFFHIDPNVVNNSINSLYVIIFSPLVGLLWIYLAKRKLEPNTVIKFGYSFILLAAGFFIFYSARFFVGQDGLSSLDVFALGYLVYTLGELCIGPIGMSVITKLSPKRLFGMMMGLWFLSSAFGQFAAGKLGAEISDANTGTTLMSKLIAYTDGYYQLALYSLIAGVAFIVLTPLIRRLMQEVK; the protein is encoded by the coding sequence ATGGAAAACAATATTACAGCTTTAGAGGAAATTCAAAATTTTAAAGGCAAGTACCCAAAACAATTGTGGTACTTGTTTTTGGTTGAAATGTGGGAACGTTTTTGTTTCTACGGAATGCGCGGGGTTTTAGCTTTTTTTATGGTAGACCAATTAGGTTTAGTTGAAGGAAAAGCAAATTTACAATACGGTGCTATTCAGGCATTTGTTTACGCATTTACTTTTATTGGCGGAATTTTCGCTGATAAAATATTAGGATTTAAAAAGTCACTTCTTTTTGGAGGAATTGTAATGATTTTAGGGAATTTGCTTATTGCGGCTTCTCCTCATGATTTCTTCTATTATGGAATAACACTTTCTATTATCGGAACAGGTTTCTTTAAGCCGAATGTTTCTTCGATGGTAGGAGAGTTGTATCATGAAAATGACGGTCGTCGTGACGCAGGTTACGGATTGTTTTACGCCGGAATTAATATTGGAGGAATGCTTGGCGGCGCGATACCAATTTACTTAGGAAAAAACTATTCATGGAGTCTTTGTTTTCTTTCTGCGGCTATTGTTATGGTAATTGGAGTAATAACTTTCCTTTTAACAAAAAAGCATTTAGCACCAATTGGAAATTCTCCTTTAGAAAATTATGAGCCTAAAAAACGTACTTTACGCGAAATCGCTGTATATGTGGGTTCATTTTTGGTTATACCTTTCGTTTATATAATGGTAATTAATTCTGATTATACAGAGTATTTCATGTATACAATGGGAGTAGTGGCATTAGCATATTTTGTCTACGAACTAATCATGATAAAAGATAGCAAACAACAGATTAAACTTTTAGCTGCATTTGTATTTATCTTTGGGTATTTCATGTTTATGGCCATTTCAGAGCAATCTGGAGGATCATTGTCTTTATTTGCAAAAGATAATTTGTCAAGCAAAATGTTGTTTTTCCATATCGATCCAAACGTTGTAAATAATAGTATAAATTCGCTTTACGTTATTATCTTCAGTCCGCTAGTAGGGCTATTATGGATTTACCTTGCTAAAAGAAAATTAGAGCCTAATACTGTTATTAAATTCGGATACTCGTTTATTTTACTGGCAGCCGGTTTCTTTATTTTCTACAGTGCCAGATTTTTTGTAGGTCAGGATGGGTTGAGTTCGCTTGATGTATTTGCTTTAGGATATTTAGTATATACCCTTGGTGAATTATGTATCGGTCCGATCGGAATGTCAGTAATTACAAAATTATCTCCTAAACGTTTGTTTGGAATGATGATGGGATTGTGGTTTCTTTCTAGTGCCTTCGGACAATTTGCTGCCGGAAAATTAGGTGCCGAAATATCTGATGCTAACACAGGAACAACGTTAATGTCTAAGCTTATTGCTTATACTGATGGTTATTACCAATTGGCATTGTATTCTTTAATTGCGGGTGTAGCATTTATTGTTTTAACTCCGTTAATTAGAAGGTTAATGCAGGAAGTAAAATAG
- a CDS encoding DNA/RNA non-specific endonuclease — MRNILVCGFLSLLLFSCKKENEVNTEIVQKQNSFVSDQSNTGSLYPVSYQPTSTTGQIVEHKYYTLSYNEKFEQAEWVAYELKKEYLKNGNYKRPYFIEDPKVSTGSADWRNYKKSGYDKGHLCPAGDMEFSEDAYNDTFYTSNISPQRHDFNSGIWNRIEQKTRYWADKYNDIYVVTGGILKDTDKKIGTEKVSVPKYFYKIVLAKSGKEHKAIAFLVPNEDSDKPIYDFVVPIETLEKMTGIDFFPNLKNLKSSKDF, encoded by the coding sequence ATGAGAAATATTTTAGTTTGCGGTTTCCTAAGTCTGTTGCTGTTTTCTTGTAAAAAAGAAAATGAAGTGAATACTGAAATTGTACAGAAACAGAATTCTTTTGTTTCTGACCAAAGCAATACTGGATCGCTATACCCCGTTTCGTATCAGCCTACATCGACCACAGGGCAAATTGTTGAACATAAATATTACACTCTTTCTTATAATGAAAAATTTGAACAGGCAGAGTGGGTTGCTTATGAATTAAAGAAAGAATATCTGAAAAACGGAAACTATAAACGTCCTTATTTTATTGAAGATCCAAAAGTGTCAACAGGTTCTGCTGATTGGAGAAACTATAAAAAATCAGGATATGATAAAGGACATCTTTGTCCTGCCGGAGATATGGAATTTAGTGAAGATGCCTATAATGATACATTTTATACGTCAAATATTTCTCCGCAAAGACATGATTTTAATAGTGGAATTTGGAACAGAATCGAACAAAAAACGCGTTATTGGGCAGATAAATACAATGATATTTATGTAGTTACGGGGGGAATATTGAAAGATACAGATAAAAAAATAGGAACAGAAAAAGTTTCTGTTCCTAAATATTTTTATAAAATTGTTTTGGCTAAATCCGGAAAAGAACATAAAGCAATTGCGTTCTTAGTTCCAAATGAAGATAGCGATAAGCCTATTTATGATTTTGTAGTTCCTATCGAAACTTTAGAAAAAATGACCGGAATTGACTTTTTTCCAAATCTAAAAAACTTAAAAAGCAGTAAGGACTTTTAA
- the surE gene encoding 5'/3'-nucleotidase SurE: MKDEKPLILVTNDDGILAPGIRALISVMETIGDVVVVAPDKPQSAMGHAITINNTLFLDKISKEDDIITEYSCSGTPVDCVKLAVNEILKRKPDLCVSGINHGSNSSINVIYSGTMSAAVEAGIEGIQAIGFSLLDFDWNADFEPVKSFVKKIALETLKNKLPPGVVLNVNFPKLSEKEIKGIKICRQAKAYYAQKFDKRQTPYGKDYYWLTGKFTNEDNGEDTDEWALENGYISVVPVQFDLTAHHTMQQLNTWKLNG; encoded by the coding sequence ATGAAAGACGAAAAACCTTTAATATTGGTAACTAATGACGACGGAATTCTTGCTCCCGGAATCAGAGCTTTAATAAGTGTTATGGAAACTATTGGCGATGTTGTGGTGGTTGCTCCCGATAAACCTCAAAGTGCAATGGGTCACGCGATTACAATAAACAATACTTTATTTTTAGATAAAATTTCTAAAGAGGATGACATAATTACCGAATACAGCTGCTCAGGAACGCCTGTTGACTGTGTAAAATTGGCAGTAAATGAAATCTTAAAAAGAAAGCCCGATTTATGTGTTTCTGGAATTAATCACGGTTCAAACTCTTCTATCAATGTAATTTATTCAGGAACAATGAGTGCGGCTGTTGAAGCAGGAATTGAAGGAATTCAGGCAATTGGTTTCTCTCTTTTAGACTTTGACTGGAATGCTGATTTTGAACCTGTAAAATCTTTTGTGAAGAAAATAGCTTTAGAAACTTTAAAAAATAAACTTCCGCCCGGAGTCGTTTTAAATGTTAACTTTCCGAAATTGAGTGAAAAAGAAATCAAGGGAATCAAAATCTGCCGTCAGGCGAAAGCGTATTATGCTCAGAAATTTGATAAAAGACAAACTCCTTACGGTAAAGATTATTACTGGTTAACAGGGAAATTTACCAACGAAGATAATGGTGAAGATACAGACGAATGGGCACTTGAAAACGGATATATTTCGGTCGTTCCCGTTCAGTTTGACTTAACCGCACATCATACAATGCAGCAACTTAACACCTGGAAATTAAATGGATAA
- the lpxB gene encoding lipid-A-disaccharide synthase yields MKYYIIAGEASGDLHGSNLMKALYEEDPQADIRFWGGDLMQKAGGTLVKHYRELAFMGFVEVVFNLKTILNNIKICKKDISEFKPDVIIFIDYPGFNMRIAKWAKELNYKTHYYISPQIWAWKENRINAIKQDVDKMFVILPFEKSFYEDKHHFPVDFVGHPLIDAIQNQPAFNEAAFRAEHNLGEKPIIAVLPGSRKQEITKMLSVMLSVVDDFQDYEFVIAGAPSQDYEFYQQFIKNKNIAFVSNKTYDLLRSSTAALVTSGTATLETALFKVPEVVCYKGSEVSYQIAKRIITLKYISLVNLIMDQEVVTELIQGDCNTKRIKEELNKLLEPSHREKLLKDYDVLEQKLGGVGASKKTAKLIVADLKS; encoded by the coding sequence ATGAAATATTACATAATAGCTGGCGAAGCTTCTGGAGATTTACACGGTTCAAATTTAATGAAAGCATTATACGAGGAAGATCCTCAGGCAGACATTAGATTTTGGGGTGGTGATTTAATGCAAAAAGCCGGCGGAACATTAGTAAAACACTATCGCGAATTAGCTTTTATGGGTTTTGTTGAAGTTGTTTTTAACTTAAAAACGATTTTGAATAATATCAAAATCTGTAAAAAAGACATCTCTGAGTTTAAACCGGATGTGATTATTTTTATTGATTATCCAGGCTTTAATATGCGTATTGCAAAATGGGCTAAAGAACTGAATTACAAAACACATTATTACATTTCTCCTCAAATCTGGGCCTGGAAGGAAAATCGTATCAATGCTATAAAACAAGACGTCGATAAGATGTTTGTTATTCTTCCTTTTGAAAAAAGTTTCTACGAAGACAAACATCATTTTCCTGTAGATTTTGTCGGGCATCCTTTGATCGATGCTATTCAAAATCAGCCTGCTTTTAATGAAGCTGCTTTTAGAGCCGAACATAATTTAGGAGAAAAACCTATTATTGCCGTTTTACCTGGAAGCCGTAAACAGGAAATTACCAAAATGCTAAGCGTAATGCTGAGCGTTGTTGATGATTTTCAGGATTATGAATTTGTTATTGCCGGTGCGCCAAGTCAGGATTATGAATTTTATCAGCAGTTTATTAAAAACAAAAACATCGCATTTGTCTCAAACAAAACTTATGATTTGCTTCGTTCATCGACAGCTGCATTAGTAACTTCAGGAACTGCAACTTTAGAAACGGCACTTTTTAAAGTTCCGGAAGTGGTTTGTTATAAAGGAAGCGAGGTTTCGTATCAAATTGCTAAACGAATTATTACTTTAAAATATATTTCGCTTGTTAATTTAATTATGGATCAGGAAGTTGTTACCGAATTAATTCAGGGCGACTGCAATACAAAACGCATTAAAGAAGAATTAAACAAATTACTTGAACCTTCGCATCGCGAAAAACTGCTTAAAGATTATGATGTTTTAGAGCAAAAACTAGGCGGAGTTGGTGCAAGCAAAAAAACTGCTAAATTGATTGTTGCCGATTTAAAATCTTAA
- the rpe gene encoding ribulose-phosphate 3-epimerase — protein MKNTFIAPSVLAADFANLQRDIEMINNSQADWFHIDIMDGVFVPNISFGMPVLEAISKHAKKYIDVHLMIIDPDRYIKTFADLGANGLTVHYEACTHLHRTLQAIKAEGMKAGVAINPHTNIDLLEDVINDIDLVCIMSVNPGFGGQSFIENTYAKVQKLKALITRKNASTLIEIDGGVTNKNAKQLVEAGADVLVAGSFVFKAENPIETIADLKVLTAF, from the coding sequence ATGAAAAATACATTTATTGCTCCTTCTGTTCTTGCGGCTGATTTTGCCAATTTACAACGTGATATCGAAATGATAAATAATAGTCAGGCCGACTGGTTTCATATTGATATTATGGATGGAGTTTTTGTTCCGAATATCTCTTTCGGAATGCCGGTTTTAGAAGCTATTTCTAAGCATGCAAAAAAATACATTGATGTACACTTGATGATTATCGATCCTGATCGTTACATTAAAACATTTGCTGATTTAGGCGCAAATGGCTTAACAGTACATTACGAAGCCTGCACGCATTTACACAGAACTCTTCAGGCAATAAAAGCCGAAGGAATGAAAGCCGGAGTTGCGATTAACCCGCATACCAATATCGATTTACTTGAAGATGTAATTAACGATATTGATCTGGTTTGTATAATGAGTGTAAATCCTGGTTTTGGAGGACAGTCCTTTATCGAAAATACATATGCTAAAGTTCAAAAACTAAAAGCATTAATTACACGAAAAAATGCCTCAACTTTAATCGAAATTGATGGCGGTGTAACCAATAAAAATGCTAAACAATTAGTAGAAGCCGGAGCAGATGTTTTAGTTGCCGGAAGCTTTGTCTTTAAAGCCGAAAATCCAATTGAAACAATTGCTGACTTAAAAGTCCTTACTGCTTTTTAA
- a CDS encoding C40 family peptidase: protein MKKVFVFLILSIVLVSCKSTSTAVSKSEPKKENNRSLVKNLIETATDNIGVKYKAGGTTKNGFDCSGLVYNTFESENIKLPRSSYEQAKVGKVIPLNDAKKGDLIFFKTNKSKQINHVGLIVEVNLDEIKFVHSSTSKGVIISSTKEAYYKNSFEQVNRILE, encoded by the coding sequence TTGAAAAAGGTATTCGTTTTTCTTATTCTATCAATCGTATTGGTTTCATGTAAATCGACGTCGACTGCTGTAAGCAAAAGTGAGCCAAAAAAAGAAAACAACAGATCTCTTGTTAAGAATTTAATTGAAACGGCAACAGATAATATTGGTGTAAAATACAAAGCGGGCGGAACTACAAAAAACGGTTTTGACTGCTCTGGATTAGTCTACAATACTTTTGAATCTGAAAACATAAAGTTGCCAAGAAGTTCTTACGAACAGGCAAAAGTTGGAAAAGTGATTCCGCTTAATGATGCTAAAAAAGGCGATTTGATTTTCTTTAAAACCAATAAAAGCAAACAAATCAATCATGTAGGTCTTATTGTAGAAGTAAATTTAGATGAAATAAAATTTGTACATTCTTCTACCTCAAAAGGCGTCATTATTTCTTCTACCAAAGAAGCGTATTATAAAAATTCATTCGAACAGGTAAACAGAATACTCGAATAG
- a CDS encoding peptide MFS transporter — MGETQVKTGHPKGLWVLFGTEMWERFNFYGMRALLTLFLVNSLLMKEEEASLIYGGFLGLCYLTPMLGGFIADRFLGNRNCILLGGLLMAIGQMLLFTSGSVFESNLALAKAIMYCGLGVIVFGNGFFKPNISSMVGSLYPKQEKTKLDTAFTIFYMGINIGAFLGQSICPLLGDVKDAGGIRDIHAFRWGFMAASGAMLIGTILFYFLKNKYVVSPEGRPLGGLPSKNVAEDFEEGEAQKANFSSKSLVIAGAAFIALGFFFHYVVGQNLIYTLIYSSGLALAGLIISDTSLTKIERDRIIVIYIVSFFIVFFWAAFEQAGSSLTFIADNQTDRHFFGWLMPPSMVQIFNGLFVVVMAVPFSVLWDFLRAKDKEPISPVKLAAGLVIISISFFMIATQVSFLGTSGLLLVKWLILLYFLNTCAELCLSPIGLSLVGKLSPKRFASLLYGVFFLSNASGYALGGTLGSILPATGDKFAKAKELGIDLQAVLDKKITPTAEQLALLDQHQISDHNPIFAGFEIHNLYEFFMVFVVLTGIAAIILFALTPLLKKMMHGVR; from the coding sequence ATGGGAGAAACTCAAGTAAAAACTGGGCATCCAAAAGGACTTTGGGTATTGTTTGGAACGGAGATGTGGGAGAGATTCAATTTCTATGGAATGCGAGCTTTATTAACTTTATTTCTTGTGAATTCATTATTAATGAAGGAAGAAGAAGCTTCACTAATTTATGGAGGTTTCCTTGGACTTTGTTATTTAACTCCAATGCTTGGAGGTTTTATTGCCGATCGTTTTTTAGGAAACAGAAATTGTATCTTATTAGGTGGATTGTTAATGGCAATAGGACAAATGTTGTTATTTACCAGTGGAAGTGTTTTTGAATCTAATTTGGCATTAGCGAAAGCTATTATGTATTGCGGATTAGGTGTAATTGTTTTTGGTAATGGATTCTTCAAACCAAATATTTCTAGTATGGTTGGAAGTTTGTATCCAAAACAAGAAAAAACAAAATTAGATACTGCTTTCACTATTTTTTACATGGGTATTAATATTGGAGCTTTCTTAGGGCAGTCAATTTGTCCGTTATTAGGAGATGTGAAAGATGCAGGAGGAATTAGAGATATTCATGCATTCAGATGGGGTTTTATGGCAGCTTCTGGAGCAATGCTTATTGGAACAATTCTTTTCTATTTCTTAAAAAACAAATATGTGGTTTCTCCGGAAGGAAGACCTTTAGGAGGTTTGCCTTCTAAAAATGTAGCAGAAGATTTTGAAGAAGGAGAAGCTCAAAAAGCAAATTTCTCTTCTAAATCATTAGTAATTGCAGGAGCGGCATTTATTGCTTTAGGATTCTTTTTTCATTATGTAGTTGGTCAGAATTTAATTTACACTTTGATCTATTCAAGTGGTTTGGCATTAGCGGGATTAATTATTTCTGATACATCATTGACTAAAATAGAAAGAGACAGAATTATTGTAATTTATATCGTTTCCTTCTTTATTGTTTTCTTCTGGGCAGCATTTGAGCAGGCAGGTTCCTCATTGACTTTTATTGCGGATAACCAAACAGACAGACATTTCTTTGGATGGTTAATGCCGCCATCGATGGTTCAGATTTTTAACGGACTTTTTGTTGTAGTAATGGCAGTTCCGTTTAGTGTTCTTTGGGATTTCTTAAGAGCAAAAGATAAAGAACCAATTTCGCCAGTAAAATTGGCTGCTGGATTAGTAATCATTTCAATAAGTTTCTTCATGATTGCTACTCAAGTTTCATTTTTAGGAACTTCAGGATTATTACTTGTAAAATGGTTGATCTTGTTATATTTCTTAAATACTTGTGCAGAGTTATGTTTATCTCCAATTGGTTTATCATTAGTAGGTAAATTATCGCCAAAACGTTTTGCATCATTATTATACGGAGTATTTTTCTTGTCTAATGCATCAGGTTATGCTTTAGGAGGTACTTTGGGTTCTATACTTCCGGCAACTGGAGATAAATTTGCAAAAGCAAAAGAATTAGGGATCGATCTTCAGGCAGTTTTAGACAAAAAAATAACACCTACAGCAGAACAATTAGCATTATTAGATCAACATCAAATTAGTGATCATAATCCTATTTTTGCAGGATTTGAAATTCATAATTTATATGAGTTCTTTATGGTATTTGTTGTTCTTACTGGTATTGCGGCAATTATATTATTTGCTTTGACTCCATTGTTGAAAAAAATGATGCATGGTGTTAGATAA
- a CDS encoding thioredoxin family protein: MTKKLLILLFFLGSFFMQAQTLAWRTNMTDAIAISNEERKPMLILFTASGVPENLQNEIFKTPDFAVWSRDNVILVKLDLSDATASDGDKEQNIKLKNAFGVDELPQVCYAMASIRKNKTTFSALGKIAYKPGGAKAWIAESNNILHPSE, translated from the coding sequence ATGACTAAAAAATTACTTATCCTACTGTTTTTTTTAGGTTCATTTTTCATGCAGGCACAAACACTTGCATGGAGAACAAACATGACTGATGCAATCGCAATTAGTAATGAAGAAAGAAAACCAATGTTAATTTTATTCACTGCCTCAGGTGTACCAGAAAATCTTCAAAATGAAATCTTTAAAACGCCGGATTTTGCAGTTTGGTCGCGTGATAATGTCATTCTTGTAAAATTAGATTTATCTGATGCGACAGCTTCAGATGGTGATAAAGAGCAGAACATTAAATTGAAGAATGCATTCGGAGTTGATGAATTGCCACAAGTATGTTACGCAATGGCTTCAATAAGAAAAAACAAAACAACTTTTAGCGCCCTTGGAAAAATTGCATATAAGCCTGGAGGAGCAAAAGCATGGATTGCAGAATCAAATAATATCCTGCACCCAAGCGAATAA